One Lycium barbarum isolate Lr01 chromosome 5, ASM1917538v2, whole genome shotgun sequence genomic window carries:
- the LOC132639647 gene encoding uncharacterized protein LOC132639647, whose product MAMEEEVAKPYSGWRLFFDGAVNYKGSGIGVVLISETGQHSPMATKLNFRCTNNMAEYEACILGLRMALDLNIQELLVIGDSDLLIKQVKGNWETKNDKILPYVNLVQRLCGRFKSIDFRHTPRAQNEFADALATIASMIQHPESSHIDPLEITLRENQAHCAHVEAELDGQPRFFFHRAGNTPATGLPTAKAKSKVSPVERDQKVHRANECKCKSDQEGQTKSEEQRYI is encoded by the exons ATGGCCATGGAAGAAGAGGTGGCGAAACCGTATTCGGgctggagactgttcttcgatggagcagtcaactaTAAAGGATCAGGCATCGGAGTGGTGTTGATATCAGAAACAGGACAACACTCTCCGATGGCCACAAAActcaacttcagatgtaccaaTAACATGGCGGAATATGAAGCATGTATCCTGGGCCTCAGGATGGCGCTAGACTTGAACATACAGGAGTTGTTGGTAATCGGGGACTCTGATTTGCTCATAAAGCAAGTAAAAGGGAATTGGGaaaccaaaaatgataagatactcccatatgtgaatctggtACAAAGATTGTGCGGGAGATTCAAGAGTATTGACTTCAGGCATACTCCAAGGGCTCAGAATGAGTTCGCAGACGCATTGGCCACAATAGCATCTATGATCCAACACCCTGAGAGTTCCCACATTGATCCATTGGAGATCACACTAAGAGAAAATCAGGCTCATTGCGCCCATGTAGAGGCCGAGCTAGATGGCCAACCACG GTTTTTCTTTCACAGGGCAGGAAATACACCAGCAACTGGTTTACCCACAGCAAAGGCGAAAAGCAAAGTCAGCCCGGTGGAGAGAGACCAAAAGGTTCACAGAGCAAATGAGTGTAAATGTAAATCCGACCAAGAGGGTCAGACAAAGAGTGAAGAGCAAAGATATAtctga